One Alkalicoccus halolimnae DNA segment encodes these proteins:
- a CDS encoding FtsB family cell division protein → MKDKRYPQVRRLTSEYIEHQEKMREEKERRKKGLKRRLSVFGGAIGAFMIFAVITLFQQHNAIESQEQENYQLETQLSDMKEEGTALEEEIEALHNPEYIAELARRDYFLTKPNETLFQLPRDEEPSE, encoded by the coding sequence ATGAAAGATAAACGTTATCCTCAAGTGCGGAGGCTTACCTCTGAATATATTGAACATCAGGAAAAAATGCGCGAAGAAAAAGAGCGCAGGAAAAAAGGCCTGAAACGCCGTCTCAGTGTTTTTGGCGGAGCAATAGGTGCCTTTATGATTTTTGCAGTAATCACTCTTTTCCAGCAGCATAATGCGATTGAAAGTCAGGAACAGGAAAATTATCAGCTGGAAACGCAGCTCTCCGATATGAAGGAAGAAGGAACAGCGCTGGAAGAAGAAATTGAAGCGCTCCATAATCCGGAATATATTGCGGAACTGGCACGCCGCGACTACTTTTTAACGAAGCCGAACGAAACGCTCTTTCAGCTCCCGCGTGACGAGGAGCCGTCAGAATAA
- a CDS encoding RNA-binding S4 domain-containing protein has translation MRLDKYLKVSRLIKRRTMAKEVADQGRVQVNGSNAKAGTEVKVGDELTVRFGQKTVKLKINRTDEAAKKADAASFYEILSEERPED, from the coding sequence ATGCGTTTAGATAAGTATTTGAAAGTATCGAGACTGATTAAGCGCCGGACGATGGCGAAGGAAGTTGCTGATCAGGGACGAGTGCAGGTCAACGGCAGTAATGCAAAGGCAGGGACGGAAGTGAAAGTCGGAGATGAGCTGACCGTCCGTTTCGGTCAGAAAACAGTGAAGCTGAAAATTAACCGGACAGATGAAGCCGCCAAAAAGGCAGATGCTGCTTCTTTTTACGAAATTCTTTCTGAAGAGCGTCCAGAAGACTGA
- a CDS encoding polysaccharide biosynthesis protein, whose protein sequence is MPEPPKTWFQAAVYLSLAALAAKGMSALYKIPYQNITGDTGFYVYQQVYPLYGAALVLGTYGFPLVIAKAVASHEEEGTLRQHLSFYLLSMFIFFSLLGTSVIAGAPLLASLMGDEQLTGAIRWMGAPFFLVPFFAAARGYYQGKQTAGPAAVSHVAEQFVRVLVILAAAWTAMQTAGVYEAGRSAGIGAFAGGVAGLFVLWLFVKKEPYWYKPSWQLPSGWPLLIGSMLKQGLFVSASAMILVLFQVVDAFTIVRQLPDREGAAGLKGIYDRSWPLIQFGAVVTTVFSYAVIPSVTKAWYTGRRAEAAEEATKAMKVCIVFGGAAAVGMAALMPSVNVMMFTDGAGTEALQISAAVVLTGSVFMTGAALMYAIGREGAAFLILAGAAGIKAAGNLLLIPAYGISGAAAASAVAGFAAALTAFIYLAGCGCFRPFSVYFWLKTGAAFAVMAAFVLLLQEGILFFLDERSGAAASTLFLGSAGALLFIILIWRMQVFTEKEWNELPKVHKILPYRH, encoded by the coding sequence ATGCCTGAGCCGCCTAAAACCTGGTTTCAAGCGGCCGTTTACCTTTCGCTGGCGGCCCTTGCAGCCAAAGGCATGAGTGCTTTATATAAAATTCCTTATCAAAACATTACGGGAGACACCGGTTTTTACGTCTATCAGCAGGTTTACCCACTCTACGGGGCAGCACTAGTCCTGGGAACCTATGGATTTCCACTCGTCATTGCAAAAGCGGTAGCCTCACATGAAGAAGAAGGGACGCTCCGCCAGCATTTATCTTTTTATCTGCTGAGTATGTTTATTTTCTTTTCCCTTCTCGGCACGTCTGTCATAGCCGGAGCTCCATTGCTTGCTTCCCTGATGGGAGATGAGCAGCTGACTGGCGCAATCCGCTGGATGGGAGCCCCCTTTTTTCTCGTGCCGTTTTTTGCGGCGGCTCGCGGCTATTACCAGGGAAAGCAGACGGCCGGCCCTGCCGCGGTATCACATGTAGCCGAACAGTTTGTGCGGGTCCTCGTTATTCTCGCCGCAGCATGGACGGCGATGCAGACCGCCGGGGTTTACGAAGCAGGGCGTTCAGCTGGAATAGGAGCTTTTGCAGGAGGAGTGGCCGGTCTTTTCGTTTTATGGCTGTTTGTGAAAAAGGAGCCTTACTGGTATAAGCCTTCCTGGCAGCTTCCATCCGGCTGGCCTCTCCTGATCGGGAGTATGCTGAAGCAGGGGCTCTTCGTATCTGCAAGCGCGATGATCCTAGTCCTGTTTCAAGTGGTTGATGCCTTTACTATCGTCCGGCAGCTTCCGGACAGGGAAGGAGCAGCCGGGCTGAAAGGGATTTACGACCGAAGCTGGCCGCTTATTCAGTTTGGGGCCGTCGTTACGACCGTCTTTTCCTATGCTGTGATCCCTTCTGTGACGAAGGCGTGGTATACGGGAAGGCGCGCAGAGGCGGCAGAGGAAGCAACGAAAGCGATGAAAGTCTGTATTGTTTTCGGAGGAGCGGCCGCTGTTGGAATGGCTGCCTTGATGCCGTCCGTAAACGTAATGATGTTTACGGACGGGGCCGGAACGGAAGCACTGCAGATCAGTGCGGCGGTCGTTCTTACAGGCAGCGTATTTATGACAGGGGCTGCTTTAATGTATGCTATAGGCAGAGAAGGAGCAGCGTTTCTCATTCTCGCAGGAGCAGCTGGTATAAAAGCAGCCGGCAACCTTCTGCTCATCCCTGCCTACGGCATCAGCGGGGCAGCTGCGGCATCGGCAGTGGCAGGTTTTGCCGCTGCCCTGACAGCGTTCATTTATCTGGCAGGCTGCGGATGTTTCAGACCTTTTTCTGTATATTTCTGGCTGAAAACAGGAGCCGCTTTCGCTGTGATGGCCGCTTTCGTGCTGCTGCTGCAGGAAGGGATCCTTTTCTTTCTGGATGAGAGAAGCGGAGCAGCTGCAAGCACGCTTTTCCTCGGTTCTGCAGGGGCGCTGCTGTTTATTATACTTATTTGGAGAATGCAGGTCTTTACCGAAAAAGAATGGAATGAGCTGCCGAAAGTGCATAAAATTCTGCCTTACAGGCATTGA
- the mazG gene encoding nucleoside triphosphate pyrophosphohydrolase produces MPEPHIRIVGLGAGDLDQLPLGVYKMLLKQEEVMIRTIDHPLVKELQQEGIAFHSFDNVYEKTDTFEEVYPAIAEELMKTAQEKGSIVYAVPGHPLVAEMTVQLLLHQPVVPVSIEGGQSFLDPMFTALQIDPNDGFQLVDGTDLKGDELAVTQHVIISQVYDAMSASNVKIALMERYPDDYPVTVVTAAGTAEESLVTVPLFEIDRTAGLSNLTALYCAPVTEEKQLYREFSTLRHVIRTLRGPDGCPWDKKQTHESLKRYAVEEVYELLEAIDEEDDDHITEELGDVLLQVMLHAQIGEDDGYFDIADVIEHVTEKMIRRHPHVFGETKAEDADEVLRNWEEIKKEEKQGESRESELDGIPKALPGLLQASKLQKKAARVGFDWGEEAPMWSKVEEEIAEWKKELEAGEKQAASEELGDVLFSLVNAARFHKIDPEEALQQTNRKFSRRFRFIEERLVQENRDIKKESLEDLDKLWEEAKLTERRG; encoded by the coding sequence ATGCCGGAACCACATATACGCATCGTCGGACTCGGAGCAGGGGATCTTGATCAGCTCCCTCTCGGTGTTTACAAAATGCTCTTGAAACAGGAAGAAGTAATGATACGCACGATCGACCACCCGCTTGTCAAAGAGCTTCAGCAGGAAGGGATCGCTTTTCACAGTTTTGATAATGTTTATGAAAAGACCGATACGTTTGAAGAAGTGTACCCCGCCATTGCCGAAGAACTAATGAAAACAGCTCAGGAAAAGGGCTCCATCGTCTATGCCGTCCCGGGTCATCCGCTCGTGGCGGAGATGACGGTGCAGCTGCTGCTTCATCAGCCGGTCGTCCCGGTCTCCATTGAAGGCGGCCAGAGTTTTCTGGATCCAATGTTCACCGCTCTGCAGATAGATCCAAATGACGGCTTTCAGCTGGTTGACGGAACGGACCTGAAGGGAGATGAACTGGCTGTCACCCAGCACGTTATTATCAGCCAGGTGTACGACGCGATGAGCGCATCAAACGTGAAAATTGCGCTGATGGAGCGGTATCCCGACGATTATCCGGTGACAGTCGTTACTGCCGCCGGGACAGCGGAGGAATCGCTCGTTACCGTTCCCCTGTTTGAAATAGACCGCACAGCGGGTCTTAGCAATCTGACGGCTCTTTACTGTGCGCCGGTAACAGAAGAAAAACAGCTCTACAGAGAATTTTCCACGCTGCGTCATGTTATCCGTACGCTGCGCGGACCGGACGGATGTCCGTGGGATAAAAAGCAGACTCATGAATCGCTGAAGCGGTACGCAGTGGAGGAAGTATATGAACTGCTCGAAGCAATTGATGAGGAAGATGACGATCACATCACCGAAGAGCTCGGTGACGTGCTGCTTCAGGTGATGCTGCATGCGCAGATCGGCGAGGATGACGGATATTTTGATATTGCGGATGTGATTGAGCATGTGACGGAAAAAATGATCCGCCGTCATCCGCATGTATTTGGAGAAACGAAAGCGGAAGATGCGGACGAAGTGCTCCGCAACTGGGAAGAGATCAAAAAGGAAGAAAAACAGGGAGAAAGCCGGGAATCAGAACTGGACGGCATTCCTAAAGCGCTTCCCGGACTGCTTCAGGCTTCTAAGCTGCAGAAAAAGGCAGCTCGTGTGGGCTTTGACTGGGGAGAAGAAGCTCCGATGTGGAGCAAGGTCGAAGAAGAGATTGCCGAATGGAAAAAGGAGCTGGAAGCGGGAGAAAAGCAGGCAGCTTCCGAAGAACTGGGGGACGTGCTGTTTTCGCTCGTCAACGCAGCCCGTTTCCATAAAATAGATCCGGAAGAAGCGCTCCAGCAGACGAACCGCAAGTTCTCGAGACGGTTTCGATTTATTGAAGAACGCCTCGTACAGGAAAATCGCGATATAAAAAAAGAAAGCCTGGAGGATCTCGATAAACTCTGGGAAGAAGCAAAATTGACGGAAAGAAGAGGGTGA